The following proteins are co-located in the Apium graveolens cultivar Ventura chromosome 5, ASM990537v1, whole genome shotgun sequence genome:
- the LOC141724141 gene encoding glyoxylate/hydroxypyruvate reductase HPR3-like, translating into MTAPDKKTLPELNKVLILKPPHVFKLHENLFCQRFHFVRAWESPLPTTHFLSSHAQSIQALFCNAMTVITTDIISLLPSLRLVITSSVGVDHIDLNECRRRGIKVANTASVFTDDVADIAVGLLIDVLRKISAGDKFVRAGLWSSEFPLGYKLGGKRVGIVGLGSIGFQVAKRLEAFGCTVSYNSRKKKPATSFPHYADPCELALNSDVLVICCALTDQTYHMIDKEVLSALGKQGFIVNVARGAIVDEKELVRCLVQGEIAGAGLEVFADEPNVPDDLLELNNVVLSPHRGVFTEDSLWDSYELISGNLEAFFCNKPLLTPVLNK; encoded by the exons ATGACAGCACCCGATAAGAAAACCTTGCCAGAACTCAACAAAGTCCTGATCCTTAAACCCCCACACGTTTTCAAACTCCACGAAAACCTCTTCTGCCAGAGATTCCATTTTGTCAGAGCATGGGAATCTCCACTTCCCACTACCCACTTCCTATCTAGTCATGCTCAGTCTATACAAGCACTGTTTTGCAACGCTATGACTGTTATTACCACTGATATCATCAGCCTTCTTCCTTCGCTCCGTCTTGTAATAACTAGCAGCGTTGGGGTTGACCATATTGATTTAAATGAGTGTAGGCGCCGTGGGATTAAGGTGGCTAATACTGCTAGCGTATTTACTGATGATGTTGCGGATATTGCAGTGGGGCTGTTGATTGATGTGCTTAGGAAGATTAGTGCTGGTGATAAGTTTGTTCGTGCTGGGCTTTGGTCTTCGGAGTTTCCTCTTGGTTATAAG TTGGGAGGCAAACGGGTTGGGATTGTTGGACTAGGAAGTATAGGTTTCCAGGTTGCAAAAAGGCTTGAAGCATTTGGTTGCACTGTCTCATATAActcaaggaagaagaagccagcTACTTCATTTCCTCATTATGCTGATCCCTGTGAACTAGCTTTGAACTCTGATGTACTTgtcatttgttgtgcattaacaGACCAAACCTACCATATGATTGATAAGGAGGTCCTGTCAGCTTTAGGGAAGCAAGGGTTCATTGTTAATGTAGCACGTGGGGCCATTGTTGATGAGAAAGAACTGGTGCGATGTTTGGTGCAAGGAGAGATTGCTGGTGCTGGCCTTGAGGTGTTTGCTGATGAGCCCAATGTTCCCGATGATTTGCTTGAACTGAACAATGTTGTTCTGTCTCCACATCGGGGTGTCTTTACAGAGGACTCTTTGTGGGATTCCTACGAACTTATTTCAGGGAACTTGGAAGCGTTTTTCTGTAATAAGCCCTTATTAACTCCGGTCCTCAATAAATGA